The window CAGCGAGATCACCGTGTCGCGTGTGGTGCGGGCGCATGGGCCGATCGCTTCGGAGACCCGCGCCAAGGTCGAGGCGGCGATCGCGCGCGTGGGCTATGTCCCCAACCGTCTCGCGGGCGGGCTGGCGTCGGCGGGCTCCGATCTCGTCGGCGTGGTGCTGCCCTCGCTCTCGAACAGCGTGTTTCCGGACGTGCTGCGCGGCCTGACCTCAGCGCTCGGCGCGGGCGGCTTGCGCGCCGTGATGGCCGTCACCGATTACGACCTCGACGCCGAACGCGACGCGGTCGCCGCGCTCCTCGCCTGGCGGCCGGCGGCCCTCGTGGTGGCGGGGCTGGAGCATCGGCCCGAGACGGTCGAGATGGCGAAGGCCTCGGGCGTGACCGTGATCGAACTCATGGACGTCGAGGGCGATCCGATCGACCTCGCGGTCGGCATGTCCCACACCGCCGCCGGCGCGGCCACGGCGCGGAGGCTCGTCTCCCGCGGCCGCACCCGCATCGGCTATGTCGGCCACGGCGCGCAGGACCTGCGGGCGGCCAAGCGCCGGGCGGGGCTCGAGGCCGCCCTCGCCAAGATTGACCTGCGGCTCGAGGGCGCGACGGTCGTTCCCGGCCCTTCGTCGGTCGCCGCCGGCCGGGACGCGCTCGCGGCGCTGCTGGCCGAACGGCCGACCCTCGACGCCGTGGTGTTCTCCAACGACGACATGGCGCTCGGCGGCGCGTTCCACTGCATGGCGGCGGGCGTCGCCGTGCCGGAGCGGCTCGCGCTGATCGGCTTCAACGGGCTCGATCTCGCCGCCGCCTTGCCGCGTCCGCTGACCACGGTCCGCACGGCGCGCGAGCGGATCGGACGGATCGCGGGCGAGCACGTGCTGGCCCGCCGCCGCGGCGAGGAACCGCCGCGCCTCACCGACACCGGCTTCGAACTCGTCGCCGGCGGCACCGACTGAACCGACCGCACGGACAACAACAAACTCTGGAGGCCCAAAGAATGCTGCTCGGATGCATCGCCGACGACCTGACAGGCGCGACCGATCTCGCGCTGATGCTCGCCCGTGAAGGCCTGCGCACGGTCCAGACCACCGGCCTGCCGGCGGACGACCTCGCGCTCGACGACGTGGACTGCGTGGTGGTGGCGCTGAAGTCGCGCACCATTCCCGCCGCCGAGGCGGTGGAGCTTTCGCTCGCGGCGGCGGACTGCCTGCTGGCGCTCGGCGCCAAGCGGCTGTTCTTCAAATATTGCTCGACCTTCGATTCGACGGACGAGGGCAACATCGGCCCGGTGGCCGACGCGCTGCTGGACAAGCTCGGCGCGAGCTTCACCATCGCCTGCCCGGCCTTCCCCGCGAACGGCCGCACCATTGAGCACGGGCTGCTCTATGTGAACGGCGCGCCGCTGGCCGAGAGCAGCATGAAGGACCACCCGCTCACCCCGATGCGCGACAGCGACCTCGTCGCGGTGCTTGGCCGCCAGACGGACCGCAAGGTCGGGCTGGTGGACGCGGCCGACGTCGCGAAAGGCGCCGACGCGATCCGCGCGGCCTACGCTCGCGAGGAGGCGGCGGGGAAATCCTACGCCATCGTCGACGCGGTGAAGGACGAGGACCTGCGCGCGATCGGCGCGGCCTCCGCCGACCTGCCGCTCATCACCGGCGGCTCGGGCGTCGCCATGGGCTTGCCGGCGGCCTGGGCGAAGGCAGGCCTCGTCGCCGAGCTTTCGACGCCCGCGGCCAAGCTCGACGCGCCTGAGGGCCGTCGGGTGATCCTCGCCGGCTCCTGCTCCACCGCGACGCGCGGCCAAGTGGCTGCGGCGCGAGACGCAGGCGTCCCCGACTTCAAGATCGACCCGCTCGCCATCGCCTCCGGCGCGATCGCGGCCGAGGACGTCGCGAAATGGGTGATCAGCCAGAAGGCGGACGGCCTCGCCATGGTGTGGTCGAGCGCCGACCCGGAAGAGGTGAAGGCCGCGCAGGCGAAGCTCGGCCGTGACGCCGCGGGGGCGCTCGTCGAGCACCTGCTGGGCGATGTCGCCGTCATCCTCGCCGACAGCGGCTTCACGCGCTTCCTGGTCGCCGGCGGCGAGACCTCCGGCGCGGTGGTGCAGGCGCTGAAGGTCTCGGCGCTGGCCATCGGGCCGGAGATCGATCCCGGCGTGCCGTGGACGCTCGGCCTCGGCGGCCGGTCTGTCGCGCTCGCGCTCAAGTCCGGCAACTTCGGCGCGCCGGACTTCTTCCTCAAGGCCTGGGAGAAACTCGCGTGAGCGAGGAGACCAAGCTGCGCGACAAGCTCTGCGCCTGCGGAGCCTCGCTGTTCCGCCGTGGCCTGACCTTCGGCTCCACCGGCAACCTCTCCGTGGCGCTGCCGGACGGGGGCTGGCTGATGACGCCGACCAACGCCTCGCTCGGCGATCTTGACCCGGCGCGGCTTTCCATGATCGACGCGGACGGCCGGCATATCGGCGGCGACAAGCCGACCAAGGAGGCCTTTCTCCATCGCGTCATGTACGGCAAGAGGGAGGAGGCGAAGGCGGTCGTGCATCTGCACTCCACGCATTCCGTCGCCGTGTCCTGCCTCGACGGGCTCGACTGCGCCAACTGCCTGCCGCCGATCACCGCCTACTACGTCATGCGCGTCGGCCGGCTGCCGCTGGTGCCGTACCACGCGCCGGGCGACGAGGCGCTGGCGGCGGACGTGGAGAAACTCGCGGGCGAGCACCACGCCGTCCTGCTCGCGAACCACGGCCCCGTGGTCGCCGGCACCAGCCTCGACGCGGCGATGTACGCGACCGAGGAGCTGGAGGAGACGGCCAAGCTCTATCTGCTTCTCCGCGGCCAGCGCATCCGCCCGCTCACCTGCGAGCAGGTCGAAGAGCTCCGCGAGAAGCACGCGCTGTGGTGAGAGCGGTCCGGTCATGCGGGCGCCTTTGCGAGGCCTGCTGACTCGAACACCGGGATACGGCGATGATCACGCGCGCGTTAGACGAACGCGCGCGTTCTTCACGTTCGCGTAGACCAATTGTTCCCGATCGCGTTTTCCCTAAGTCTAGTTTCAGCACAGACCGCAGGATTAACTTAAGCGCTTACTAAGAATGAGCGCCCCACGACGGTCTGCGCCTGCAACGACGAGAGGAGGGACGAACCCATGAACATCCGGAAGACCACTGCCCTGACGGCCATCGCCTTCGGCGCGCTGACGCTGGCCGCGGCGCCTGCGTTCGCGGTGACGGTCACGAACGGCGCCGAGAAGGCCCACAAAGTCACCGTCGATCTCGGAAACGACGAGCCGGTGACCGAGATCGCGCCGGGCAAGTCCGCGAAGCTCGCGTGCCCCGAGGGCTGCGAGCTGCGCGTCGACGCCCTGAGCTACGGCTATCCCGCGGCGTCCGGCGACAAGCTGACCATCGGCAAGGACGGAACGATGGCCTACGCCGGCCAGGAGGACGCCCAGGAAGCCCGCAACGAAACCGGGAAGGCGGGCAATAAGGCCCAGTAAGCCTGATCCGAGCTTCGATCTGCTACCCCAACCTCGACGCCGACCGCTCTCAGCGGTCGGCGTTTTTTGTTCGAGCGTCGCCGAGAACGGCCTCAGCCCAGCAAGTCCGCCAGCATCAGCGCCACCACCTTGGTCGCCTTGCGCAGGTCCTCCAGCACGAGCTTCTCGTCCGCGCGGTGGCCGTTGGCCTCAAGCAGCGTGCGGGGGCCGGCGCCGTAGAGCACGGTCGGGATCCTGGCCGTGCTGTAGAGCCGGGCGTCGGTGTAGATCGGCACGCCGTTCGCCGGAATGTCCTCGCCGATGACTGTCTTCGCGTGCCGCTGCAGCAGCTCCACCAGCCGCTCGTGGCCGGGCTCCGGCGTCAGAGGCGTCGCGAGCAGGATGCGGCGCGTCTCCACCGTCACGCCCGGCAGATCCACCGCGGCGGCCTCGATCGCGGCGACGAGGTCGCG is drawn from Methylopila sp. 73B and contains these coding sequences:
- a CDS encoding LacI family DNA-binding transcriptional regulator; the encoded protein is MSDHRRRARPSSAVTLADVARAAGVSEITVSRVVRAHGPIASETRAKVEAAIARVGYVPNRLAGGLASAGSDLVGVVLPSLSNSVFPDVLRGLTSALGAGGLRAVMAVTDYDLDAERDAVAALLAWRPAALVVAGLEHRPETVEMAKASGVTVIELMDVEGDPIDLAVGMSHTAAGAATARRLVSRGRTRIGYVGHGAQDLRAAKRRAGLEAALAKIDLRLEGATVVPGPSSVAAGRDALAALLAERPTLDAVVFSNDDMALGGAFHCMAAGVAVPERLALIGFNGLDLAAALPRPLTTVRTARERIGRIAGEHVLARRRGEEPPRLTDTGFELVAGGTD
- the otnK gene encoding 3-oxo-tetronate kinase — its product is MLLGCIADDLTGATDLALMLAREGLRTVQTTGLPADDLALDDVDCVVVALKSRTIPAAEAVELSLAAADCLLALGAKRLFFKYCSTFDSTDEGNIGPVADALLDKLGASFTIACPAFPANGRTIEHGLLYVNGAPLAESSMKDHPLTPMRDSDLVAVLGRQTDRKVGLVDAADVAKGADAIRAAYAREEAAGKSYAIVDAVKDEDLRAIGAASADLPLITGGSGVAMGLPAAWAKAGLVAELSTPAAKLDAPEGRRVILAGSCSTATRGQVAAARDAGVPDFKIDPLAIASGAIAAEDVAKWVISQKADGLAMVWSSADPEEVKAAQAKLGRDAAGALVEHLLGDVAVILADSGFTRFLVAGGETSGAVVQALKVSALAIGPEIDPGVPWTLGLGGRSVALALKSGNFGAPDFFLKAWEKLA
- the otnC gene encoding 3-oxo-tetronate 4-phosphate decarboxylase gives rise to the protein MSEETKLRDKLCACGASLFRRGLTFGSTGNLSVALPDGGWLMTPTNASLGDLDPARLSMIDADGRHIGGDKPTKEAFLHRVMYGKREEAKAVVHLHSTHSVAVSCLDGLDCANCLPPITAYYVMRVGRLPLVPYHAPGDEALAADVEKLAGEHHAVLLANHGPVVAGTSLDAAMYATEELEETAKLYLLLRGQRIRPLTCEQVEELREKHALW